AATGAAGATTTAGGATACCATCAAGGCAAATTAATTCCTAGGACTATCATAAAGGTGATAAATATAAGATTTGCAGGGCTAGCCCCTTCCATTGGAGAGCTCTATAAAGAAAACTCATCTGACTGGAGGAATAACAGGCACAACTACCTAACTCGTCCTATCACacatacaaaacaacaaaaatcatgctatcttaaaaattcattttttataaatCCAGCCAATAATTTCTTTTAAGAGATAAGTATAACCTTTGCTTTAAGAGATCACAGTAAAGTTAGGTTTAAATACTATAATTAAGCAAAAAGCAGTCATATGTGCAAATATGAAAATTCAAGTTGCTCCTGCATAAAATTGTTTCAGAGAAAATCTGCTGCTTAACAATCACGCTAAGCTACCAACTAACATGTCATTATCCTGCAAGTCACATCACTTGCAGCTAATTTCAATTACATTAATGATAAGTATCACACTGGAATTTTTTCCTTTtgggttttgaggcagggtttcactctagcccaggctgaccgagaactgtatagcccaggcaggccttgaatttacggtCTCCCTCTGAAAAACAAATGTCCTAgttaacctcagcctcccaagttctgggattaaagtgctaCCAAGCCCTGCTACATTTGGTAATTACAAGTCTACAGGCTTACTTGTTGGTAGCAGTTTAGTCTTTCCTATAGGATTTTTTGGAGAACCTTTGTACCAAACCCTTTCTTTATCTGATGGTTTCCTAAGAACCTTGTTTTTTATCCTGGGAGGAATGCCTGTATTATTATTGACCACAGATTTCAATATGTCATGATTAGTCAGATCATCCAAGGGAACCTTAATCTGGCCATCACATTTGCCATCCTCTTTACAAATTCTAGTGGACCCGAGAAAGCCTTGCACAGCATCTGGGTGCCTCTTCATTTTCAAGAAAGATTTAGAAGTTAGGTCCATGTTTGATTTTGAAATTGCGTCATTCAACTGACTACACAATGTAGACTGTTCAAGACCTGGCTGAGTGCACGGCACAGAGGAATCTTTTGATGTGCTTTCTACACATGAGGGAAAAGAACTATCGCAGCTCACTGATTTAACCAAAGAAGCATCACTAAGGTCCaacttctgccttccaggtgGTCTGTTGTAATCCAACAAAGAGTTAATTCTTCTGACAGACTGACGGACAGGAGTACGCTGGAATTTAAGAGGTGACTTCACTTTTGTTCTATTTGGTTCATTTAAAGAAAGCTTATTAAACCACTGTATGTGATCTGAAACCTTTTTGTGTTCCGCCATTTGTAAGTTTTCACGAACGGTTTTATTGCATTCGTCCACCAGGGACTGCTGCTTAGCAAGTCTCACAGCCCTAGGTTTTGAAGTGATTCTTACAGTGCATGCACTCTGCTGTGAGGAAGAGGCCccagccttggcctcctgagggcCTGCACTTTTCACCACATCCTCTGCAATcatgctctcattctcttttgACTGAGTATTTGCTTCATCTTCTAGAGACTGCTGTCCCTTAGCTTGTTTAGTCCTGAGGACTGCTTGCTGGCAGAGGTCATCTTTTGGTATAACCAAATGAACATCTTTTTCAGGTTCCACCTTTACCTGACTTGAGTAACATCTTACAGGTGCTTCTCTACCAATGTTTTGACTTTGATGTGGTAACAAGTCTCCCTCTGAAAAATAAATGTCATCTTTACCATCATTTTCATAATGTTCCTTTGATTCTCTCACAGTCAAATCGTTAGTTTTAAATAGCTTTTTCTCTGAGTCATTTTTTATATAGCATGCTTCACtcattttttcttcctccatAATAGTTACTGACGACTGCCTGTGATTTATCAATGCATGAAGATTACTTCCAGACTCAGAAAATGCCTTCTGAATCTTGACCAAGGTCTCGGAAGTCAAATTACTTTCATCCCCACTAAGGGAACTTCCCATTGCAATACTATCAGGCTGGCCATGTGCAGTGGAAGGGGTGAGTTCACCGGACATTGCTGGAGACTTTTCAACAGTAATATTGGGCTCCAAAGAAAAGTTTTCCACCTCAAGATTTCCCATTATTGGAGAAGCTTCATTTGGATCTACTCGAAAACTTGAATTACTCGGTCCTGTCCAAGACATCCGGTAACTTGCTCCATCTAGTCGATCTGGAGTCAGTAAGTTTTCCTCAGACTTACTGATATTTTTGAAAGCTAAAATGAAGTAAATCAGTGCTTTTAATAACTTTCAGCTGACCCAATTTTGAAATATGATTCAAACAAATGACAAATAAAGGCACTAAGCATTTGCTTCCTAACATTAAAGATctgttttgattaaaaaaaaataaaaatcagacatTTTCATTTATAAGTACCCCCTAATTGTGGACAGAACATATACTGACAACTTAAAAACGTTCGCTTTTTgggcaacatctgtccaagcaacttagaagcaaacaacctgatgtgatgctcacacaagtgcaatagtggcacacagccatgacgAATAACCAACTTCTCTGGGATTGACTaactgatatgctcagtggaaaggaaatcgtatctagaactggaaaacaagtcagaatcgtatccagataatgattctgcttcccattgtcaagctcctactaatcttgggctataagagggtctataccctttaaattctctctaaattaataatggttatcccatttaaccagtgctgacttcactcttctctttctcagacaGGGACGGGAGCTGGGCCTGAGGAGACaaacgacccagtgcactccaccctggccccagctgaaaccacagaggaagtggggaaatgagcaagagtgctgctttcttagtgaatctgttatcagcacaagagtgaaggagatagaaactgaagacactcaacgcctaccaaatcagtgatccagaggctcctaggagcccatcacttaagtagacttaaaatgctcccagcatggctctggAAATCTTGcaaaagtgggggcagaaagatggttagagccacaagttgggacattttgcacagacattgcctctcccccataactgcctgctgcccccataatgcatgacccacaatccccatggggttgacctgcatccccaacaaggaaggcctattcaaaaaagaggcaggaaggcaggaaaggatggtaccaacatgtgttgacatactaagtatgtccatatctaataaaaacaaaacaaaacaattcactTTTCAAATATGAGCTTTCAACTTTTATAGGAGCATATTAACATATCACTGAAATAACAACTGATGCATGGCTCAGGGGTAAAATCCTGACAGCATCGTGTAAATGTACCTTTCTTTGCCAATCTCTCATCAATGTCAGGGCTAAATAGCAGGCCTGTTTTTACAGATTCCATTCCATGTTTTAAACTCTGCTGATTTGCTAGTCGCCGACCAACGTTTTCACCTCTATTGATGCCTGAACATCCACTCtgtgcagaaaaataaaataaaactgaaaataatttcGCTAGAAAATAAAGACAGTTGATGCAAAATGTTAAGATCAATGTTTTtcgtaattttattttttatatttatttaatttatttatttatttgggagagaaagacaggtagagagagaatgggtgcaccaagacattcagccactgcaaatgaattggaCACATGTGTACctctgtgcaactggctaacatgggccctggggaatcaaacctgagtagtttggctttgcaggaaagggccttaaccactaagctatctatccagcccaagatcaagcttttttattttttttattgggtggcttaagagatggctcagcagtcatggtgcttgccttcagagcctaacaacctagattcaattccccagttacccacgtGGGCCAGATGAacaagtagaacatgcatctggagttcatttgcagtggccagaggccctgctgtgcccattctgtctcattgtctgtctgtcttctttctgcttgcaaataaataaaattggagggaattttaattttaatttatttgaaagcagagagacagagagaatggatgcaccagggcctcccccggctgcaaatgaactccggattcATATGccacattctgcatctggctttaagtgggtactgggtagctgaacccaggtcgttagactttgcaagcaagcaccttaaccaatgaaccatctctccagcccaggacctacTTTTTTCTAGGCATTAAAAATCAAaagctagctgggcgtggtggcacatgcctttaatcccagcactcaggaggcagaggtagatggattgccatgaattcaaggccaacctgagactacatagtaaatttcaggtcagcctgggccagagggagaccctacctcaaaaaaccaaaaacacaaaagcTAATTTTAGAAGACATATATAATGGAGAAACAATTTTGTAACTAACACAAATATCTGTGTCTGCTAGTGAAAATTTTAGGACTATAGAGTAAgtgccagttcagcctgggctaaagtgagacccctacAGACACTTACTACATCTCTGCTGTTCTTTCCCAGACTAAATTTTAAGCGAAGAGATCTTCGGACCTTTTCTTTACGACCAACTTTAGGAGAGAAACAGCCTGCTTTTCCTGATTCAACTCTGAAAGAggagaatttaaaaatatcagtatAGCATGCAGATCAGAAATTCTTGAAAAATGAATTCTGATAAAATATACAAGTTATATTGTTAATAAGTGAACTTTTAAAAGCTACTTAAAGTATCATAGAAAATCAttgtatataaaaattaattataaaagacATTTAGTCATTAGAACAAACTAGTTTGtaaagctaataaaaaaattaacattaaacTTTCAACAAAAAACAGGATTTTAAGCAAGAAAAGTAACCTCCAATTAGGCCTTTTTCCCCCTTTCTAGCTGGTATATAAAGGGAACCTTATTAGTAAGATAAGAACTGAgggtatttttatatataatattttggtAAAATGACAAAGCATCTTAAGAAGAATTATATTTGAAACATAATATCAAATATATACCAAATATTTATCCAATGCAAAGAAAATTCCTGATAAATTACCTGCAAATTTTTTTCCCTGCAATCCTTTTACTTCGTCTGAGCCTATCTGTACTGATCAAATGGTTTCCACTGCTGACTATAGGAGAGAGTGAACTCTGAGATGACCCTTCCAGGCTTGTATCCAAATGAACTATAAAGAATAAGCACACAAAATGACACACATATCTTACTTTCTtttcaaagtataaaatattaaca
Above is a window of Jaculus jaculus isolate mJacJac1 chromosome 8, mJacJac1.mat.Y.cur, whole genome shotgun sequence DNA encoding:
- the Arhgap11a gene encoding rho GTPase-activating protein 11A; this encodes MCDPRLVRLALLQQLRAAYGIKVKGGRGPGDRRRPGTTATETGSKIFGVPFHALPHSVVPEYGHIPSFLVDACTSLEEHIHTEGLFRKSGSVTRLRALKNKLDCGEGCLSSELPCDVAGLLKQFFRELPEPALPADLHEALFKAQQLGTEERNKATMLLSCLMADHTIDILRYFFNFLRNVSLRSSENKMDSSNLAVIFAPNLLQTSEGHGKMSANTEKRLRLQAAVVQTLIDCSSEIGRVPDFILEKIPVMLGIDGLCATPSLEGFEEGEYETPGECKRKRRQSVGDFVNGALNKLKSNRTPSFTPQQDRTAQSPVSPVILTPSAKRKLPGDSSRGFSSKKRKSMRHNLNFELLPSHLFSSSSTPVSVHLDTSLEGSSQSSLSPIVSSGNHLISTDRLRRSKRIAGKKICRVESGKAGCFSPKVGRKEKVRRSLRLKFSLGKNSRDVSGCSGINRGENVGRRLANQQSLKHGMESVKTGLLFSPDIDERLAKKAFKNISKSEENLLTPDRLDGASYRMSWTGPSNSSFRVDPNEASPIMGNLEVENFSLEPNITVEKSPAMSGELTPSTAHGQPDSIAMGSSLSGDESNLTSETLVKIQKAFSESGSNLHALINHRQSSVTIMEEEKMSEACYIKNDSEKKLFKTNDLTVRESKEHYENDGKDDIYFSEGDLLPHQSQNIGREAPVRCYSSQVKVEPEKDVHLVIPKDDLCQQAVLRTKQAKGQQSLEDEANTQSKENESMIAEDVVKSAGPQEAKAGASSSQQSACTVRITSKPRAVRLAKQQSLVDECNKTVRENLQMAEHKKVSDHIQWFNKLSLNEPNRTKVKSPLKFQRTPVRQSVRRINSLLDYNRPPGRQKLDLSDASLVKSVSCDSSFPSCVESTSKDSSVPCTQPGLEQSTLCSQLNDAISKSNMDLTSKSFLKMKRHPDAVQGFLGSTRICKEDGKCDGQIKVPLDDLTNHDILKSVVNNNTGIPPRIKNKVLRKPSDKERVWYKGSPKNPIGKTKLLPTSKPVDL